Within the Pirellulales bacterium genome, the region TATTGGCCAGGTTCCGGTTGGCGTATTCCAGCAGCTTGGGGACGTAGTCGCTGTCGTAGTCCCCCGCATTGAAGAGACACGCGATCGCCGCCGCGGTAATCGCCGGGCGTCCCCCGCCGCCCTTGGAACTGTACTGCACTCCCCCGTCCGGCAGGGTGCACTGGCTGATGTATTTAATGGCTTTGTCGATTATCTCTTTGGGAACAGGAATGCCGGCGTTGCGGCAGCCGCGCAACCCTTGCACCTGGGTAATCGTGGTCGAGCCCTCGTCGAAATCGTGTCCGTCCTTAGCACTGACATAGCCCCAGCCGCCGGCCTGCGTTTGGGCCTCGCCGGTAAATTGCACGGCCTTGGTTAGGACCTCGATGAGGGTCTCGCGGCGGTCGAGGTCTTCTTCTTCGCCCAACACCTGAGACAAAAACAGCATCGAATAGCCATGGCCGTAGGTGTATCGATCGTCCCGTGCCTCGCCGATCAGGCCATTGGCGCGCGAGCGGCTGACCAGGTAATCGACCGCGCGGCGGATATTTGCCGCGTAACGGCCCTGTGTCGTCGTCGACCCTTCGGCCAACAGCGACATGCCAGCCAATGCCGTCATGGCCGTCGCATAGCGCCCGTCGGTCGCTGTCCAATGGCCAAGGCGCGATTGCGAATTGGCCACCCACTCCAGCCCACGATGCACAGCAGCGCGAACCTTCGGATCTTGGATCGACTTGGCCATCGCCCTCTCGGGCAGGGCCAATGCGATGACCGCAGCGATCAACACGAAAAGTTGTTGGCGTTTGTTCATATCACTCATCCCTCGGATTGAGCGGTGTCTGCAGAGGCGTGACAGATTCAAACCAATTCTGCAGCCCGCGCAATACGGCCCTGCCGGCTTTTCGTGCGTCGGAGTCCGTGCTCGTATTTTCGGGATTTGGTTCCTCGGGGACAGGCTTGCCGGTAAACGTGAGCCGGATCGTCGCGCCCTGGGTTTTCAGGAAGACCTGGTGATGTTCCGGATCCCCTTCAATGTCGAGTCCTTGCTGTATCGGCTGGGGGAGAACCTCTTGATGGACGACCTTGCCGGTTCGTTTGTCGAGGAACACCAACTCGGCCTCGGTGGGTTGCTGACGATTCTTGCGCGCGTTGTCGGTAACGAGTGTCGCGAACGTCAGCACCGGCAGCGCCGACGGCTGGCTGAGGAGCAGACCACGCCTGTCGACGGCGAGCGAGCCGATCTTTTTGCCAGACTGACGATCGAATA harbors:
- a CDS encoding prenyltransferase/squalene oxidase repeat-containing protein, with protein sequence MAKSIQDPKVRAAVHRGLEWVANSQSRLGHWTATDGRYATAMTALAGMSLLAEGSTTTQGRYAANIRRAVDYLVSRSRANGLIGEARDDRYTYGHGYSMLFLSQVLGEEEDLDRRETLIEVLTKAVQFTGEAQTQAGGWGYVSAKDGHDFDEGSTTITQVQGLRGCRNAGIPVPKEIIDKAIKYISQCTLPDGGVQYSSKGGGGRPAITAAAIACLFNAGDYDSDYVPKLLEYANRNLANIGNEGFGHWHYAHYYYAQVKYREGEQTWSEYRDKIYNRIVSEASPNGSWGQGYIGAIYTTAINLTILQLEDAMLPIYQR